The genomic segment GAGACAATGTACAGTATCAAATTCCACTTCAAGGCAGGTCAGAGGGCACCTGGCCTCAGAAGAGTGGCAGGCAGGCCTGGGAAAGGGGCCCCTAGGAGCCTGTCCCTCTGGGGGCTTATGGGATGGGCAAGGAAACACAAACCTCAGCAAACCCTGGATTCGGGGTTACTCATCAGCAGGAGCTGgccaaccccagcacttggactTGAAGCAGCAGTGGTCCAGACAGCCCCAAACACAGGCCTTCCATGCACCCTGAAGGCACAGGGGCGGACCCCGCAGTGCTGACAGGCCTGCCTCTGCAGCACCAGTTCACTTTAGGTCACCCTTTCCACCTGGGCCTCCTAGTCTCAACCCCAACAGccatttggtccccagttgttcCCGTCTGCAGTCTTCTGAGGCACTGGTGTGTGGTCCTCAGGGATCTTTTGGGTGGCCTGGCACCAATCCGATTGCCAACTGTTGCTCTGGAGCACGGCTGCCCAGTGCCCAGCATTTAGTACCTGCTGGAGACAGGATAGACATCCTGCTGTTCTCAGCAATGGGTATAGGGGCAGGAGCCCACCCTCTGGCAGAGGGATGTGTGCAGCAGCTGTCTGTGGGCTCAGACACAGGGCAGACCATCCATGAACAACCATATACCCCATCATCCCTGGGGATCTGGTCTGAAGATGCTCGGTGTGGGAAGGGGAAACGTAGGTTTCCAAGTACTGTAAAGCTGCTCCTCGAGCTGTGTGGGTCTGCTCGAGCACAGCACAGCAGAGGCCAGTCACCTCCACTCCTGCTCTCACCTGCACACGAGCTGCAGCCCCACCTCGAGCTGTGTGGGTCTGCTCGAGCACAGCACAGCAGAGGCCAGTCACCTCCACTCCTGCTCTCACCTGCACACGAGCTGCAGCCCCACCTCGAGCTGTGTGGGTCTGCTCAAGTACAACACAGCAGAGGCCAGTCACCTCCACTCCTGTTCTCACCTGCACAGGAGCTGCAGCCCCACCTCGAGCTGTGTGGGTCTGCTCAAGCACAGCACAGCAGAGGCCAGTCACCTCCACTCCTGCTCTCACCTGCACAGGAGCTGCAGCCCCACCGGCCGACCACAGCCTAGAAGAAGCTCAGACACAGGTGCAAGAGCAGCCCACGGGCAAATGGCTCATGTGGGGTATTGGCTCCTGTCCTGAGCTCCTGTCAACTGCTACCACCTGCAAACATTTGGCCACTTGAGGACACAGAAGGATACAGAAAGACCCAGACATCCAACATAGAAAAGATATGAATGTGCTAAAAATTGCACAGAACCTTGCTTAATCTCCAAACCTTAGAAATGCTAAGGGCCTGTGTCAGGAGACAAGACCACTGCATGGAGCTGGAGCTGGCAAACAGGGTCCTTAGGGCAAAATCCCCAGGTGCCCCATTGCTGTGGAGGGATTGGGAGACATGTATGTGGCTGGCAGACACCGGATTCCAGCAGTGTTCATGGGGTGAAGTGGACTCAGATGACACAACTCAGGATGTCCTATTGAACCATTCTCTTCTCAAACAACCCTTTATGGCACAGGTAAGGTGAACGGGCATGGCTAGACCCAGCAAGCAGAGCACAGGGATCCAGAGAAAAGCCAGCATGCCCCAACCCTCCACAGGGGTCTAGAGTCTACTCCTGGGGAGCCATGCTCCTGGGGAGCCATGCAGAGGTACACCATGAAGAGTGCTAGGAATGAGCAGGGCCTCCTGCCACAGTGCTGGCCTCAGAGCAGAGCTGGAAATGGAGTGGCAAGTTCAGTTTCTTCCCGGGACCGGCACCTTGAAATGTGCAATCGGGCCCAGACAGGAAGCCAGTGCAGCAGCTGTGAATGCTTTCCCGGAAGCAGCCCAGATGCTCGGCTGCCCCTAAGCAGCCACTAGTGCTAAGCTCTACTGTGTCTACACTGGCTGACGACTGGCTTCTAAGCGTGAGAGTGCAGTAAGCAAGCCCATTCAAAGATGCATTTGGTGTGAGTGAAGCCCACTGCCTCTGCTGTCTTGGAAACGTGTGGTTTCAACACCTGTGCCATTCCACCATCTAAAAAAGAGACTAAGAGCCCCCAGATGGCACAGGCACTTGCTCCTGTCTGAGTGCCTGGCTTCAGTTTCTATGGACACACCTGCTGCTGGTGGGGCTGTGGCAGTGGAGTAGGTCCAGGCTATGACAGGACCCTTTCAAGTCCCCCACTGAGATCGGTGTCTTCTGAATAAGAAACATACACTCCTAGCCCACAGGGGGCCACAAGCTGAGCCACCTAAACCACAGTATTGAGGGAACCACGGGGGAGGCGGCCGCCCCCTGGTGGTGCTTCTGCAGCTGGGGTATTTCCACTCTGGGCAGGATCAGGAGGCACCAGCAGGGCACTGCTACTGTCTGTAGAGTCTTCCAGATCTGCTAAGGAGGTCTCTGCAGGGGGTGGCGGCTGGTCCAAGTGCCTGGGCAATGCACCTTCAATGCTACCATCCCTCGGGGTTGGCAGGCTGCCCTCCACATGCTCAAAGGCATCGTCATCTGCAGGGGAACAAAAGCATGTCAGATACAAGTGAAGGCCTGGGCAGAACTAGGATTCTTGTCCTAAAACGCCCTGATTTCTGACTGCTCAACAGGGCCTGGGGAGCTCCTTGCTTCATGCGCTGGCAGACAAAAGCTCACCTTGCCACCAGTTTATGGGAATTGAAAGGCATTGACCAACTGTCAGAACAAAGGGAGAGCAGAAGGAGACCCTCTGACTCAGTAGGGACATAACACCCAGGGCTGCAGCAGACTGAGAGCAAAGGGAACCTTGGGTGGGAGCAGGCAGCCATGAGAACTACTGTGTCAGCAGAAATGCAGACCAAGGCGCTCCTCGAGTCTACCCTGCCTCGGACTTTGGGCTGCCTCTAAACACCGGTGAAGAGGCCTTGGCTATGAACAGTCTCCAGGACTCCAACCCTGCCCTGAAgccctgaggctggagagaatGGGGATCTACAGTCATCTCGTCCAGTCTTGGGAGAAAGGGCACACACCCTTTGTGCACTGAAGATCCAAGGGCTTCTACACTAGATAAACATACTTCAGCTGAGCTGCGCCCCTAGCTGTGACTGTGGCCTCCTAAGAGGAGTTTCTGGCAATCTGCTCTGATGGTAGGAATCATGTTCTCATAGTCCTAGACCACAGCAGTGTTCAACTCTGCTACAGAGTGCAGGCCTGGAAGGAGCCAGGCCTGTTCCACACTAGGAACAGGACAGGACTCCTGGCTATTGAGCCAGGCAAGGAGCAAGCATGGAAGGGGCCCACTGGACACTCCTCCTCAGCTATACAGTCTAGGAAGGATGGCTCCTAGGGGCAGGTGGAGAACAGCAAACCTCAAAGCAGCTCTTTGACACAACAGGAGAAATTGTTACAATGGTGTCTTTATGGTTCAGAACAAGCTCCTGAGCTGGGTCAGAACTAGTTCTGTCCTCAGAATCCCTACTGCCCAGCCCCTCACTGCCATACAAAACAGGCTGAGAGGTCTTGAGGCTGGACCACTAATAAGGTGctcacaggaggaagagaaggatggtGTCCTCTGGCTCCCCAGAAACTTTCAACACCCCTAAGGAGGCCAGGACCAAAGCGCCTTCTGCAGGGGCAGTCTTGGAAAGGGCTCTAAAGATTGGGAAGGcagccagaaagaagaaaggagggtcCCCAGGTCCCAGCAAAGCCTGCGGTTCTGAGCCTGAATCCCTGATAGCTTGACAACCATATTCCCTCTCCCTAGGGTGACCAGGCACCTGCAGGGTCGTAGAACACACTGTCTGGGTTGATAGAAGCCTCGTAGGGTGGTGGTGGATCATCCGGCTGGTCCATGTCTGGGTACTTGTAAGCTGTATAAGGAGGCGGAGGGTCGTGGAAATGGAAAGTCCCACCTTCCCCGTCGTCAGAGAGATGGAGTGGAGTAAGGCCTGTGCCAAACCCATCTGGGCCATAGTCAAAGCCAGGGATCCTCCGGCCAAGGTTGAAATGGTGCACTGAGCCATCAAAACAGAGAAACAGGAGGGAAGCTGTGTGATCTGGAGCAGGCTGCTGGCTCCTGAGCCTCCATCCCAGTATCCCTAGCCTAGAACCAGCTACCCCCTTGCCAGCCACATCTGACATGTCACAGGAGACCCTGATTTGGCCAGAACCTCCCATCCCTGGGTCTCTCCAACCAAAGTGCTCTCACCCCCCTGATATGCAACCTATTCCAGCCCTGTTGCCTGACTGTGGAGGAACCTCACATGGCTACAGCCCCCAGGTCTAACTCATGTTTGGCTATCCACCTACTACAGAAGCTTAAGGGACCATAAAGGCAGATTAGGAGAACTGCTGCCCATGGCTAAAAAACCAGGGTGCTAGTTAGTGATGTACACAATAACCACGTGCTAGAAAACCCCGGGACCCTGCTCTGAGCACATGAGATCCCTTGCAGCTGCTGGCAactcactcccagccctctcatTGCTGAGGAGGTGAGGAAGTCTCTGGCTAAGACTGTCTCAGGTGCCTgctgaggaggtgaggaggtCTCTGGCTAAGACTGTCTCAGGTGACTGCTGAGGAGGTGAGGAAGTCTCTGGCTAAGACTGTCTCAGGTGCCTGCTGTGGAGGTGAGGAAGTCTCTGGCTAAGACTGTCTCAGGTGCCTGCTGTGGCTTCAGGTTATCTAAGCCTCCTCCTGCTGCAAGTGACCCATACTCGCAGCTCATCACGAGAAGTTTGTGACTGTTCAGGGATGCTGTTCTTAGTACAGACCTGGGAGGATAGAAGGCCTACCTTGAACTTCAGCCCATGAATACCCACCCTCTCAGGTgtcccatttctctggctccccAAGGTGGGTTCAGCCACAAAGAAAGCAGGCATGTGGCTAGAGGGACTCCTATCTCTtctatctttccacaaattccaCTTTGCAGGGACACAGCTCAGACAGGGGTACCTGGAGACCTAGGGCTGGGGTGAGTGTGTGACTATTATGGGCACTTACAGTTTGCTCCAATCAGGGACTCGATGCGCTCCCGGCGCCGCTGGCGCAGCCGGTGGACCATGAAAAGCAGCAGcgagaggatgaggaaggaggagaCACAGCTGACGACCAGGCGCATCCCACTAGCCATGGAGTCAAACAGGCTGCTACCATCTatgaggaggtgaggaggaaggAAACCAGCTGCTCTGAGAAAAGGAACTTGCAACACTAGGTTGGGGGTAGACATGCAGGCATGTTCCGAGTGCCTGGGCTGGCCCAGGCTTCTCCCTATATCCAGTAACCTTTACTATGCTCTGGACAACTTTTTAGTACAGAGggtaaaagaaaacttttcaaaATCGAGAATACTGACACGACACTGAAAACGCGACAGAGGGAACGCAGCTCCGGAAGTCTCCAAAGGTGCTGCACACACAGACGCTACTCTGCCAGGGATAGGGTGACTAtctgccctcctcctccctcccgcCATTCTTTCTCACCTGCCACTGTGTGAAATGCTGCTGTAACTGCCACTAAGCAAGGAAGCAGAGACTTCTGTTCTTGACTGAGGTAGCTGGGCCGTGACATATCTTAGGGGCCAGGGGCCTTCCCCAGGATATGTGCATCTAACAGTGACAGAATGAGAATACAGGTGAGCCTGAACTCTGAAGAGCTGCACGGAGGAGAGCTGAGACACAGTGTTCTCCAATAACTGTCTGGGCCAAGACTCAAAAAGGACAGCTACGCTGGTCATTGTTCACAAAGGAGAGGTACCCTGGTCATTGTTCACAAAGGAGAGGTACCCTGGTCATTGTTCACAAAGGAGAGGTACCCTGGCCACTGTTCACAAGGTTTTCACTGCAGCTAGGAGTCCTCGAGCTCCAGCAGAGAAGTCACAATCCCAGTGCACACTGGGCCTGGCCATGCCATGCAATGCACTGCACGTTAGGTCCCACTGGGCAGCACATCTGCCTGCACTGCACATGCCTGAAGCAGGCTTTCTATAAAAAGACCCAATGTACTGTACACGCTTATGCGGGTGCaggaggggcaggggcagcacCAGTAACCTCTTTACTGGATCAATTTTGGGGAAAGAAGATGCTAAACTGGCCTCTCACTGCACTGGAGATCAAGAAGCTCGACCTGCCTATAGAGCCTCCTCagtccttctgttcttttagtGGTCCTGACTCAGGGAGGGGGCACTACTGGCATTTAGACAGCCTAGGCAACACACCGAGATGGACATGGTATACAAGGGGTCTCTCACCTGGAAGCAGGAGGGCCCTGCATATGCGATGACCTACTACAAAGCCTCAGGAGACCTAGAGTTGTCTACTCCTCTACAACAGTTGTGGAAGGCAGGTCCCCAAAGACTAGCCTAGAAAAAAATACTCTACaacccacacatgcacaggcaggCTATAGGGCCCTAATAAATCCTACTGCCAGCCAGCTTGATCCAGACCAATACAAATGGCCCAGATATATCTGCCCTCTTCTCATATGACCAGGAAGTGATGCTTAAAATTGTGGAGTGGATGCATGAAAAACATCTACCCAGTCAATTAGCTGCTGCTTGCATGCCTCTGCTGACCCTCCAGGCCCCTGCCTGTTTGTTGGAGGCCAGTACCAAGTTCCCAGGCGCGTCCTAAGGAAGCAGCCCCTTCGCAAGACTAACTCCGAACTGGTTGTAAAAATAAGCTCCAGGGACGGCTCTCCACTGTGGGGAGCAGGAAGACACATCTTCTAAGACCCAGCCACCTACAGTCAGCTATAGAGCAGAGAGCTGTGCAGAACCCAAACAGTAGGTCAAAGGCCCTCAAGGACACATGAGGTCTTGACCCACTCCATGCCAGGACTTGGTGCTATCAGGTTTAACTCTTTTCCGGTCCACATAGATTTGTTTCCCGTAATActgatattgaacattttttcccCAGGCCCTTCACAGTATAGGTATATATCTTCTTTGGtgatatataatttaaatgactTTTAATACAGTTGTATTTTCTTATTATTGAGGTTTTAGgggattttgtttggttgtttgtttttttttttttttttttttttttttttgagacaaaaatctcacaTATCCCAAACTGGcctggaacatgctctgtagcccaggacagccctgcccttctccctcctctgtgcCACAGGCCTGTGCAGCCAAGCTCTATTTTGCAGTGCATGCAAGGCAGACACGGTATGAAGTGTTCCGTTCCCAGTCTCCagagttcttcatatattctgACTTCTTGACGGAacttatattttagaaatactcTTCTTGGTAAGCAACGTGTTTGCCTTTTCATCTCTCTCAGTGTATTTAAAGGAGCAGGCTGAAAATGCAATGAAATAtaacttttatctttttaaggATCATGCTTGTATTTAAATGATTGCCTATCCCATGGCAAAAGATTTCCCCTTCTATTTTCTTACAGAAATTTTATAACTGAAGATTTTCAAATCTGGCTGATGAGAATTTTGAGTTACTCTTGTGCAGTAGCAGGTGTGGCCTAGAGGCCTGTATGGACAGCTGGCTGTACCAGCATCATCTGCTTGAAGACTGTGGCCTATGTGTAGACAGCATCACAGACCCTCTCTGGACTCTCCTACTACTTCTGTCATTCCAATCAAGCAAGCTTGAAGACCAGCTTGAGAACAAGCAATCACATTTTGGGTAAGGCTTATACTTGCATCTGTAGTTAAAACTGGGGAGAATGAACATCCATGAACATGGTATTTGTTTTAAGTCTTTGATCTTGTTCTTAccccagtatttatttatttatttatttatttatttatttatttatttattttttggttttttgagacagggtttctctgtatagcccgggctgtcctggaactcactctgtagaccaggctggcctcgaactcagaaatccacctgcctctgcctcccaagtgctgggattaaaggtgtgtgccaccacttcccagcctTACCCCAGTATTTTATGCTGGCAgcatgtataatgtatatgtataatgtgtaatataatgtatagtgtatatgtagaatatataatgtataacatGCGGCATTTACAGTCGGACATTTCCTGTTTTGGGGTGCTATTTTAAGTGGTACTGTCTTTAAATTTTCAGTGTTTAACTGTTATAGATAGTATACAGAATTACAGTGGATTTCTGTGTATTGATATTACATTTAGACTTTGCTAAACACATTGGTAGTTCTAGTAATTTTCCTCCAGGATCCTCCAGGACTTTCtttgtaattacatcatttgaaAAGAGTGGGGTTTTCACTTTTCCCTTCCTCTTGCAATGACCGTAGCCTTGAAGAAATGCTGACCCCTTGCATGGATGAAGGGAACACTAAAGGTGATTGCTGAGACTCCCTTCCTACTGTCTCCACTCCAGGTGGCAGGTTTGCTCAAGTCCTAGGAAAGGCCTCTATGAAAAGACAAGAGCCTGTGGGAGCAGACCCCAGTAAAGCTGCTCCAGGGGCATAGCAAGGCAGCCTACcgaagctctggctgtcccaacACAGCAAGGGCTCTGCTCTACTAAGAATTCTCCAATGGGTGAGCGGGCTTGACAGGCTAACTACACCACAGACGGGCCATCCTGTCCACTCTTGTTTCTGCAGAGCCTAGTGAGTGGCGGGGAAGCACTGGAAGGTTTCTAAGGAGTGGAACCATGAACTCCTTATCAGGTAAACAATAGTATCAGATGAGAGAGCTAACAAGATGGAAATTGCAGCAATGTGGCTGGTGCACAGGAAACCCTGTGAGTACCCAATTACTATTCATATGTTCATGACACTGGACAGATACATCCATATAATGAGAAAACTGACTGTTCTGTGGAAAGGAAGAGGTCAGTCTCCTGATCCCAtgttctctgcctctgctgtgtTTCACCATGAGCAGAGCCTCTGCACTTACTGCAGTCAACTGCGTATCTAATGGTGCAGGAATGCCTGCTTCTGTCTAGCCTCAGACACAGCCTCTAAAGGACCGCTCTATTCTCCTACCTAAGCTCCCCCTCCCGGAAGGACGATGACAGCACTCTGCTTGGGGGACAGTACTCTCTGTTGTGCCTCCCTTCCACAGAGCTCCTGGAGAATGAGGACATAATCTTCATGCCTGCCCAAGCTGCTACTCTGTGGGCCTACCCACATCACTTTCACACAGTGgcatccaagaaaaaaaaagaaattcatggtttttttttttttttttttttttttttttgaaattcaagCTTTTAATTCATATTCCCTGAGACCCAAGTTCACGCTGAGATGTCAGTGGCTCTGAGGTCCCACACAGGCCCTCCCAGGAGTAGATacagatccagggctttgcacTGCTAGctaagtgctctgccactgaaagTGTCCAAGGTTCTACACAGTGTGCACCTCAAGGGCACCACCTAGTGGTGAAGAGTTTTATCTTAACACTAGGGCATAATCCTTAAAACATGTATTACTATAAGCAAGGACTATTTATTTCACCACTTTCCACATCCCACCAtaacaagaggaggaagaaatcaaATGCATATGCAAATTTCAAGTTTAGCTCTTACTCTCAGGAAGTGAAAGACAGGTCTGAAGCTGTCAAGTTGATCTGTAAGCAGTCAGCCATGCTGAGACTcaagtttatttataaatattacctTAGAGTGGGAAGCAGGCAATGTGAAGGGTGGCAGTCATCGGGGCATGTTGCAGATGCCCTGAGCCAGCTCTACCAGCACATGCTGCCAGCACTGCCCTGTCATCAACAACAAGCTCTTGAGAATTCTTGGCTTTTGGGGTCTCACCTGGGTCCAGACACATGAACTTGCAGCATTCCTTAGGGTCCTTGCGGTACTGCTGACATCCCTGGGGCCGCTCACACAGGGCAGCAACACACATCTCAGGCTCCCCGCGATGGCAGGTACAGCTCAAGCATGGGTCATCTCCCTTGGGAGTGAAGTAGAACCCTTCATCCACCACATTGTCTTTGATATCAACACATGTCTGACCTGCAAGGGgcacatgtgcacagatgtgtTACCAGCAGCACTGAGACCCAATTCCCTTCCACCACCTGCACCTTTGGAGAGAACAGGGCAGCTGAGGAGCTGGCCAGCTCTTTTCTGCAAGTCCTCCCTATAGGCCACCACACGGTCTGGAGAAAGCACAACTAGCCAAGACAGATGGAGCCCACTGCCTCAGAACAGTAATGGCAGGTTTCAAGGTAAAGGTCCCCGCAGAAGCATTTGGTCAAAGTGTCTGGTTCATTTATGATATTTCTAAGTGCTATGGATATTAACTATTTAAAACTGGAGTGTACGTAGAATGAGTCTCTAGGCACTGCCTGACAAGATGGTCCTCTGAAACAGACACGTGTGTAAGCCGTACAAAGTGACCTGGGAGACTGGAGCAGGGAAAGAGCAGCCTGCCTCTTAAGCTGGTAAGAAAATGTGACAGATATGTGGGAGGGAATGGGCACAAGGTAAGGAAACCAGAACAGGAAGCTCATTCCACTCTCCAAATGGCATGGAAGTTTCTGAAGAGACTTCAGAAATCTGACAGCTCTCTTCAGTTAGAACTGGGGTCATCCTTTCCCACATGGCCATCATGTTccagggaaggaagagaacatTCTCTGCTATGACAGTGAGAAAAGAACAAGGGAAAGAAACAGAGTCCTTAGAGAACTATGGGTACCATTAAGTATCCCCAAAAGGTTAAGCATCAACAGATGTCAGACGCAAGTaccaagagaaggaagcagaaatgtagtttaaaaaatgATGACTGAAAACTTCCCCAATCCAGTAAAAAGCAAAACCCTACGTTCAGAATACAAAACAAACTCTGAATAGgattaaagacagaaaaatttaCAAGCAGGCACATTACAgtaaaaatactgaaaatctaACAGGAACATCCAAACTTCTGACGTCATCTGCAAATGTGTTAGGCCTCACAGCTACTGTGTGATGCATGTAGCTGGAGGcctagaaaaacaattaaaattttctttatatatatgaattaggGTAACTctgatgaaagaaaatatttaactggaggcttgcttacagtttcagagcttagtctattaccatcatggcaggagcatggcacTAGAGCAGGAGTTAAGAGCTGCATCCTGATCCATGATGGGGCAAGGcacatgacagacagacagacagacagacagaggcccTGACCTCAGcttttcaaacctcaaagcccacccctagagACATACTTCTACCAACAAGGCTACCCCTCTTAATTCTTCTAATCCTTTAAACAGTATCagtccctggtgactaagcattcagacATAAGAACCTAaaagggccattcttattcaaagcaccacagatgGGAAATTTAGTCAAGAAATGGAAAGAGCAAGCAGACTCCGAGAAGCGGAAGGACAGAGTCAGTGCAGCGAGCACCCTTTAAGAGGATCTTGAGCCTGCCTGAAGCAGCAACGGCATGGCACGCTGCACAGCACGCCGCGACAACAGAGCACATGGTAGGAAGATGTCATGTGATTCAGAGGCTGGAACAAATTAGCTCTAAAAGGACATTATTGGAACCACGGACAAAACTGGATCAATGCATTGTTCATGATGGCATGGTATTACAGTCAAATGAAATGTCCTAAGCTGAAAAATGTACTATGCTTACATCAGCGTGTCTTTGTTCTCAGCAAATACGCCGTATTGCTACAAGTCCATAGGATGGCTAGTTTTGTGGACGTTGAATTGGtaagacacacacaggcatgtcCCATAAAGGGCACGAGGAGTGCATTACACACCTTGCAACTTCTCCCTAAGTCTAAAATTATATCTAATAGTTACTCAAGTTCACCCCTGCTCTGTCTAGTGCAGATGGTCCTATAAGGTCTTGTGTATCAAAGACTCAAGGACAAGATTATCTTCAACATGTATAGATTTAAAGAATGGCATGGAACTGCTTCCCAATTTCCTAATAAAATGAATCTAACTGCGGACAGAAGAGCGGACCACAGCCTGGGTGGTGAAGTGGTCAGCCTGCTCTTCCCTTCCCTCGctgctgcttcagcttcccagCTCCCACCCTGAGggcagcctggc from the Arvicanthis niloticus isolate mArvNil1 chromosome 12, mArvNil1.pat.X, whole genome shotgun sequence genome contains:
- the Dgcr2 gene encoding integral membrane protein DGCR2/IDD isoform X3, with translation MVPKADSGVFLLLFLLVLTVTEPLRPELRCNPGQFECHSGTIQCIPLPWQCDGWPTCEDKSDEADCPEVTGEARPYGKETVDLRQGRTRGGDPTHFHTVNVAQPVRFSSFLGKCPSGWHHYEGTASCYRVYLSGENYWDAAQTCQRVNGSLATFSTDQELRFVLAQEWDQPERSFGWKDQRKLWVGYQYVITGRNHSLEGRWEVAFKGSPEVFLPPDPIFASAMSENDNVFCAQLQCFHFPTLRHHDLHSWHAESCSEKSSFLCKRSQTCVDIKDNVVDEGFYFTPKGDDPCLSCTCHRGEPEMCVAALCERPQGCQQYRKDPKECCKFMCLDPDGSSLFDSMASGMRLVVSCVSSFLILSLLLFMVHRLRQRRRERIESLIGANLHHFNLGRRIPGFDYGPDGFGTGLTPLHLSDDGEGGTFHFHDPPPPYTAYKYPDMDQPDDPPPPYEASINPDSVFYDPADDDAFEHVEGSLPTPRDGSIEGALPRHLDQPPPPAETSLADLEDSTDSSSALLVPPDPAQSGNTPAAEAPPGGGRLPRGSLNTVV
- the Dgcr2 gene encoding integral membrane protein DGCR2/IDD isoform X1 → MPAFQPWTAMAGCLLPLSETLYHRSPARPKGELRCNPGQFECHSGTIQCIPLPWQCDGWPTCEDKSDEADCPEVTGEARPYGKETVDLRQGRTRGGDPTHFHTVNVAQPVRFSSFLGKCPSGWHHYEGTASCYRVYLSGENYWDAAQTCQRVNGSLATFSTDQELRFVLAQEWDQPERSFGWKDQRKLWVGYQYVITGRNHSLEGRWEVAFKGSPEVFLPPDPIFASAMSENDNVFCAQLQCFHFPTLRHHDLHSWHAESCSEKSSFLCKRSQTCVDIKDNVVDEGFYFTPKGDDPCLSCTCHRGEPEMCVAALCERPQGCQQYRKDPKECCKFMCLDPDGSSLFDSMASGMRLVVSCVSSFLILSLLLFMVHRLRQRRRERIESLIGANLHHFNLGRRIPGFDYGPDGFGTGLTPLHLSDDGEGGTFHFHDPPPPYTAYKYPDMDQPDDPPPPYEASINPDSVFYDPADDDAFEHVEGSLPTPRDGSIEGALPRHLDQPPPPAETSLADLEDSTDSSSALLVPPDPAQSGNTPAAEAPPGGGRLPRGSLNTVV
- the Dgcr2 gene encoding integral membrane protein DGCR2/IDD isoform X2, which encodes MPAFQPWTAMAGCLLPLSETLYHRSPARPKGELRCNPGQFECHSGTIQCIPLPWQCDGWPTCEDKSDEADCPEVTGEARPYGKETVDLRQGRTRGGDPTHFHTVNVAQPVRFSRKCPSGWHHYEGTASCYRVYLSGENYWDAAQTCQRVNGSLATFSTDQELRFVLAQEWDQPERSFGWKDQRKLWVGYQYVITGRNHSLEGRWEVAFKGSPEVFLPPDPIFASAMSENDNVFCAQLQCFHFPTLRHHDLHSWHAESCSEKSSFLCKRSQTCVDIKDNVVDEGFYFTPKGDDPCLSCTCHRGEPEMCVAALCERPQGCQQYRKDPKECCKFMCLDPDGSSLFDSMASGMRLVVSCVSSFLILSLLLFMVHRLRQRRRERIESLIGANLHHFNLGRRIPGFDYGPDGFGTGLTPLHLSDDGEGGTFHFHDPPPPYTAYKYPDMDQPDDPPPPYEASINPDSVFYDPADDDAFEHVEGSLPTPRDGSIEGALPRHLDQPPPPAETSLADLEDSTDSSSALLVPPDPAQSGNTPAAEAPPGGGRLPRGSLNTVV
- the Dgcr2 gene encoding integral membrane protein DGCR2/IDD isoform X4, which gives rise to MVPKADSGVFLLLFLLVLTVTEPLRPELRCNPGQFECHSGTIQCIPLPWQCDGWPTCEDKSDEADCPEVTGEARPYGKETVDLRQGRTRGGDPTHFHTVNVAQPVRFSRKCPSGWHHYEGTASCYRVYLSGENYWDAAQTCQRVNGSLATFSTDQELRFVLAQEWDQPERSFGWKDQRKLWVGYQYVITGRNHSLEGRWEVAFKGSPEVFLPPDPIFASAMSENDNVFCAQLQCFHFPTLRHHDLHSWHAESCSEKSSFLCKRSQTCVDIKDNVVDEGFYFTPKGDDPCLSCTCHRGEPEMCVAALCERPQGCQQYRKDPKECCKFMCLDPDGSSLFDSMASGMRLVVSCVSSFLILSLLLFMVHRLRQRRRERIESLIGANLHHFNLGRRIPGFDYGPDGFGTGLTPLHLSDDGEGGTFHFHDPPPPYTAYKYPDMDQPDDPPPPYEASINPDSVFYDPADDDAFEHVEGSLPTPRDGSIEGALPRHLDQPPPPAETSLADLEDSTDSSSALLVPPDPAQSGNTPAAEAPPGGGRLPRGSLNTVV